ATGCAGCCTTTGATAAAGGTACAGATTGGCAGACACCTGTAGGTAGTTATTTCACAGCCAACCCCTTGGGTAAAAAGGGTGAAGTCGCTTACGTTTATCCGGCTGCGGTCAACTCCTATGTAGGTATTGGTCGAAATCTTTTCCGCCTCTTCCCCAAACTCCACGATAACCCCTTCGTTAAGAGTATCTACAAACGTGCGGCTGATGTAGAGAGGCTAGTATTTCCCAGAAGCCTCAATAAACTGACCACCAGACAGCTAGAACAGCTAGAGAAGAAATTACTCAATGATTCTCTAGCCATGTTTGAAGCAGAAATGTTTTGTACCAGACTCATCACCACAATAATTAGGGATGATTTTCAAGTCCGTCCTAAATATGTGTTTGGGTATAGCTTGGGTGAAACCAGCATGATGGTTGCTCAAGGAGTTTGGAGTAACTTTTATGAAGGTAGTAACTCCTTCAACTCCTCCGCTTTGTTTGGCGATAGGTTATCTGGTCCGAAAAATGCTGTGCGCGAGTATTGGGGTTTACCAAAAGCTGCGACGGCTTCAGGGGATAATTTATGGGCTAATTATGTGCTGATGGCTAGTCCTGTACAGGTGCGGGATGCTATTAGAAATGAAACCCGTGTTTATCTAACACAAATTAATACACCAGAAGAAGTGTTGATTGCTGGTGAACCTGCGGCTTGTCAAAGGGTGATTAAGACTATTGGCTGTAATGCTTTCCCAGCTCCATTCGACCATGTAATTCATTGCCAAACCATGCGATCGGAGTTTGATGAGTTGGTTAAATTAAATACTTTACCAACACAAAACATTGCTGATACAGTATTCTATTCTGCTGCCGAGTATCAAACTATCAAACTAGAGAGTGAAATTATCGCTCGTAGTATTGCTACTGGGTTATCTCAAGAACTCGACTTCCCTAAATTAGTTAACCGCGTCTACGACGACGGCGCAAAAATATTTGTCGAAGCTGGTGCTGGTAGTGTTTGCTCTCGCTGGATTGATAAAATCCTTGAAGATAAAGAACATATCACCGTATCCCTGAATCGTCGGGGGATGGATGATCATACTTCCTTTGTCAAAGCCTTAGCTAAACTCGTTAGCCATCGCGTAGATGTGAATTTAGCGCCACTGTACAGTCCCATCACAGAGATAAGCAAGCTAAATAAAGCCATGCTGCGGACTATAACTATGGGTGGTGACTCAATTACTGGCAAAATATTGAGTGAAGAAAACCGTAAACTATTTCAAGAAATTGCTGATAGATTCAAAAAAGAACGAACTGAAAAACCTCAGCAAAATATTCCTCTGGCCAGCGATGTTATAGGCATAAATTCGCTTACTGTATCACAGGAAACTAACTTTGAAACTGTACTTCAACAACAACCAAAACCCCAGCCAGTAGAATTTTCTGCGGAAAATATCATTGAACACGTTTTCCAACCAGAGGAACAATTAAAATCGTCTGAGTTAATTGCAACTACACCAGCAACACCAGAAGATTTTCTCCCATCAATCACCAGCGATCGCGAATTTGCAACCATCATTCATATGTTGGAGTTAAATACGGCTCAGTATCAAAAGCTGAATGCAAACCACAAGCAAATTACGCAAAATCACACAGCTTTCTTAAAAGCTAGAGAAGATTTTAGTAAGCAGATGAGTGAAATCATTCAATTACAAATGGCTTGTGCTGAAGATTTATTGAATGAGGAAGTGAAGTAGTTAATTTTCTTTAGGGCGGTAATGGTTAATGGGTAATAGGTAATAGTTTGCTTCCCATTACCCATTACCAATAGTTAGTAATTCATTGCTAATCGTGCGAGGGAACGACTGTGACGACTGTTGAAGCGCTGATAAATAAGTATGATAATGGTTTGGGTTGTGCTGCTCAGACTGCATATCAAAATTTAGTTTGGAAAGGTTCTTTAGACACGATATCTTTTGAACCGACAGCTATAAAAAACAAATTACTCTCTTTAGATCAACCTTGTTACATTGTCAAAGTTGCTGGTAACATCGGTGTAACAAATGATGGCTATTTGGCTCCTGCGGAAATTGGTACAACAGGACAAGTAGAGCTTTTAACATCTTTAGCACCTATCAAAATTCAACAGTTAGGCGATCCTAGTTTTCTCTCATTTTATGGTGTACAGTCTGCCTATATGACTGGAGCAATGGCTGGCGGTATTGCATCGGAAGAAATGATCATTGCTTTAGGTAAAGAGAAAATTTTAGGTTCCTTTGGCGCAGGTGGTTTACCTCCAGAACGTTTAGAAGCAGCAATTAATCGTATCCAGCAAGCTTTACCTCATAGCCCCTACGCCTTCAATTTAATTCACAGCCCCAACGAAATGGCGATTGAACGCCGTGCCGTAGATTTGTACCTTAAATATGGGGTAACAACGGTAGAAGCTTCGGCATTTTTAGATTTAACTGCCAATATTGTTTATTACCGGGTGGCGGGGTTAAGTTTAAATGATGCTAATCAAATTCAAATCAAAAATAAGGTCATTGCAAAGATTTCTCGCCGGGAAGTTGCGAGTAAATTTATGCAGCCAGCACCAGCAAGAATTATTAAAGAATTGTTGGAAGAAGGCTTAATTACTGAGTTGCAAGCGAAGTTGGCCGAGAAAGTGCCAATGGCGGATGATATTACTGTAGAAGCTGATTCTGGCGGTCATACAGATAATCGTCCTTTGGTTTGTTTGTTACCTTCAATTATTGCTTTGCGGGATGAAATTCAAGCTAAATATCATTACTCACAATCTATTAGAGTTGGTGCGGCCGGAGGAATTGCGACACCAGAATCAGCTTTAGCAGCTTTTATGATGGGTGCTGCTTATGTAGTAACTGGTTCGGTGAATCAATCTTGTGTTGAATCTGGTGCTTGTGAACATACTAAACAGTTATTAGCGCAAGCGGAAATGGCTGATGTAATTATGGCTCCCGCCGCCGATATGTTTGAAATGGGAGTTAAGTTACAAGTCCTTAAACGCGGTACGATGTTCGCTATGCGGGCGCAAAAGTTGTATGAATTGTACCGCAGTTATGATTCTATTGAAGCCATTCCTCAAGCCGAAAGAGAGAAATTAGAAAAGCAAGTTTTTCGCAAGACAATTGCCGAAGTTTGGGAAGGAACAGCAGCTTATTTATCACAAAAGAATCCTGAGAAATTGGGTAAGGCTGTTAATAATCCTAAGTTGAAAATGGCGTTGATTTTCCGTTGGTATTTAGGATTATCTTCCCGTTGGTCTAGTGCTGGGGAAAAAGGTAGAGAAGTTGATTATCAGATTTGGTGTGGCCCAGCAATGGGTGGTTTTAACGACTGGGTACGTGGTTCTTATTTAGCAGAACCACAAAATCGGCGCGTGGTTGATGTTGCTCATCACATTATGAATGGTGCGGCGTTTTTATATCGCATTCAAAGTTTAAAAATTCAAGGGATGCAAATCACTGATTACTACAGCCAATATCAGCCAATTAGGTAATAGGTAATAGGTAATGGGTAATAGCAGTTATTTAGAAGACGCATTTCGACTACGCTCAATGCTCGATTATCTGACTATAAGAGGGTTGAATTTGACTACGCAGTAGTTGAGCGCAGCCGAAACTACTGTGTAGTCGAAACCCGGTAATCTCAAGTTAGGTTTAATTGACTGCTTCTATTTAATACGCAATGACCAATTACCAATTACCAATTACCAAAATCACTAAATAATTTGGAGCTTTCAAAATGAGTCTAAAAGAAACTTATAGTGCAGCAGATATTCAAGCTTGGATGATATCTAATCTGGCGGAAATGTTGGGTGTTGATGCTGATGAAATTGACCCTACTATCAATTTGGAAAGTTATGGTTTAGATTCAGCGCAAGCGATGACGCTGGTTAGCAAACTAGAAAAATTGTTGGGTTTTCAGCCATCACCTTTATTGTTATGGCACTATCCAACCATCGAATCATTGTCTGGGCGTTTAGCTGAGGAGTTGGAAGAACAATCAGAGTCACAAGATACAGATTCTAATACTTCTAGCTTAACTACTGATGCGCCTGTTCTGGATTTACAAGCTGAGGTAGTTCTTGACCCGACAATTCATCCTGGTGGCGCTATTCCGGTTGATTTTCCTGTCACTCAACCTAAAAAAGTATTGGTAACAGGTGCGACTGGATTTTTAGGCGCTTTCCTAATTCGGGAGTTGCTACAACAAACTCAGGCTGATGTTTATTGTTTGGTACGTGCTGCTGATGTTGAAGCAGGTAAAGCTAAACTGCAAAGTAATCTTGAAGGTTATGCAATTTGGCAAGAAGAATACGCATCCAGAATTATTCCTGTTATCGGTGATTTAGCTGAACCTTTGTTGGGTTTAGGTGCAACAAATTTCCAAACTTTAGCGGCAGAAATTGACACTATTTATCATAGTGGTGCGTTGCTAAATTATGTTTTCCCTTACTCAGCATTGAAAGCTGCGAATGTATTGGGAACTCAAGAAATATTGAGATTGGCTTGTCAAATTAAAGTCAAGCCTGTGCATTATGTTTCTAGCGTGGCGGTGTTTGAATCACCTGTTTACGCTGGTAAGGTGGTGAAGGAAGATGATGATT
Above is a genomic segment from Nostoc sp. MS1 containing:
- a CDS encoding PfaB family protein, coding for MFETENNNTAKIAIVGMDAFFGECNGLDAFERSIYEGKQHFISLPPKRWYGIDEQKDLLQEYGLVDGKAPVGAYIKEFDIDTLAYKIPPNEVEKLNPQQLLLLTVADRALKDAKIPEGGNVAVIIATETELSVHQLQQRWDSSWQVKDGLNAAEITLAPEQVSQLENIVKDSVHHQVEIGEYLSYIANIMASRISSLWNFTGPSFTLTAVESSAFKALEVAQMLLMTNEVDAVVVGAVDMAGGVENVLLRSQDANVNTGINTLSYDQKANGWTPGEGAGVVVLKRHDVAIENGDRIYAVIDAISIGQAHTAVDGPSINQACQQAFGMAGVEPEQVNYVEVCASGIPQEDEAEIAGLVQAYPSVGYGLHCAIGSVKANIGHTFVASGIASLIKTALCLYYRYIPATPNWSGVKTPQAFEGSPFYVATESRPWFLSKNAPRRIAAINGLGCDGSYAHVILSEETNQQERPNKYLAQMPFYLFPVAGSDKASLLEALDKLQKSIGESACLSNSASLAFNTFQQQSQASYAISITGRNKKELLREIESARKGINAAFDKGTDWQTPVGSYFTANPLGKKGEVAYVYPAAVNSYVGIGRNLFRLFPKLHDNPFVKSIYKRAADVERLVFPRSLNKLTTRQLEQLEKKLLNDSLAMFEAEMFCTRLITTIIRDDFQVRPKYVFGYSLGETSMMVAQGVWSNFYEGSNSFNSSALFGDRLSGPKNAVREYWGLPKAATASGDNLWANYVLMASPVQVRDAIRNETRVYLTQINTPEEVLIAGEPAACQRVIKTIGCNAFPAPFDHVIHCQTMRSEFDELVKLNTLPTQNIADTVFYSAAEYQTIKLESEIIARSIATGLSQELDFPKLVNRVYDDGAKIFVEAGAGSVCSRWIDKILEDKEHITVSLNRRGMDDHTSFVKALAKLVSHRVDVNLAPLYSPITEISKLNKAMLRTITMGGDSITGKILSEENRKLFQEIADRFKKERTEKPQQNIPLASDVIGINSLTVSQETNFETVLQQQPKPQPVEFSAENIIEHVFQPEEQLKSSELIATTPATPEDFLPSITSDREFATIIHMLELNTAQYQKLNANHKQITQNHTAFLKAREDFSKQMSEIIQLQMACAEDLLNEEVK
- a CDS encoding PfaD family polyunsaturated fatty acid/polyketide biosynthesis protein — encoded protein: MTTVEALINKYDNGLGCAAQTAYQNLVWKGSLDTISFEPTAIKNKLLSLDQPCYIVKVAGNIGVTNDGYLAPAEIGTTGQVELLTSLAPIKIQQLGDPSFLSFYGVQSAYMTGAMAGGIASEEMIIALGKEKILGSFGAGGLPPERLEAAINRIQQALPHSPYAFNLIHSPNEMAIERRAVDLYLKYGVTTVEASAFLDLTANIVYYRVAGLSLNDANQIQIKNKVIAKISRREVASKFMQPAPARIIKELLEEGLITELQAKLAEKVPMADDITVEADSGGHTDNRPLVCLLPSIIALRDEIQAKYHYSQSIRVGAAGGIATPESALAAFMMGAAYVVTGSVNQSCVESGACEHTKQLLAQAEMADVIMAPAADMFEMGVKLQVLKRGTMFAMRAQKLYELYRSYDSIEAIPQAEREKLEKQVFRKTIAEVWEGTAAYLSQKNPEKLGKAVNNPKLKMALIFRWYLGLSSRWSSAGEKGREVDYQIWCGPAMGGFNDWVRGSYLAEPQNRRVVDVAHHIMNGAAFLYRIQSLKIQGMQITDYYSQYQPIR
- a CDS encoding thioester reductase domain-containing protein, which gives rise to MSLKETYSAADIQAWMISNLAEMLGVDADEIDPTINLESYGLDSAQAMTLVSKLEKLLGFQPSPLLLWHYPTIESLSGRLAEELEEQSESQDTDSNTSSLTTDAPVLDLQAEVVLDPTIHPGGAIPVDFPVTQPKKVLVTGATGFLGAFLIRELLQQTQADVYCLVRAADVEAGKAKLQSNLEGYAIWQEEYASRIIPVIGDLAEPLLGLGATNFQTLAAEIDTIYHSGALLNYVFPYSALKAANVLGTQEILRLACQIKVKPVHYVSSVAVFESPVYAGKVVKEDDDFSHWEGIFLGYSQTKWVAEKLVKIASDRGLPVTIHRPPLIAGDSQTGIGNTHDFINLMVKGCLQMGCFPEVEYMLDMSPVDYVSKAIVHLSMQKQSLGKAFHLQHPEPVSLSVLVDWVRSFGYQIKTLPYEEWQAELIKNATSVDNPLYTLRPFLLERWSDEQLTIPDLYLKARRPHISCQDTTKALAGSSISCPPIDGKLFMTYTAYLIQTGFLTLA